The nucleotide window CTCGTGGACCTCGAACGCTACTCCCTGGAAAAGCTCGGCTGGTACGAGCACGACATCGTCTTCGGCGAAACGCCCGAAGCCGCCGTGCGGGCCGCCGAAGAAGCCGACGTGCTGCACCTGCACAACTATCTCGACCTGGACTCCCGCGCGTTCGCGCCCATCGACTTCCGCGCGCTGCAACGGCGCGGCAAGCTCGTGCTGCGCCAGTTCCATTCCATTCCCGAAGTGGTCGCGGACCGCATGGGCGCGCCCCTGGCGCGGGTGCTCGGCTGCGAGCTGCCCGCCCTGGTCATCAGCCATTACCCGGAACGGTTCTATCCGCAGGCGCGGGTGGTGCCGAACTTCGTGCCCCAGGACGAGCCCGCCTACCGGCCTCCGGCGGAGGATGCGCCGTCCGGCTGCGATCTTTTCTTCAGCCCCACCAAGCTGACCAGCGCCTGGGAAAACCGCTGGAACACCAAGGGCGCGCCCGAAGTCGAGGCCTTGATGCTGGCGCTGGCCGCGGAGACGGGCTGCACCTGCGAGACGGCGCACGGCCTGCCCCTGGCCGAGGTGCTGCGCCGCCGGAGCCGGGCGCGCATCGTGCTCGACGACATGTCCAACGGATCCATGCACCTTTCCGGGCTGGAGGGCATCAGCCAGGGCAAGCCGGTTCTCGCCTATCTGGACGAGCGGCAGCTGCGGGTGCTGGCCGAGATGGCGGGCGTCAGCTCCCAGCCCTATCTGAACGTCCGCCTGGAGGACGCCCGGCCCGTGCTGCGGCGGCTGCTGGCCGCGCCGGACGAGGCCCGCGAAATGGGCGCGGAGGCGCGGCGCTGGCTGGTGCGCCATTTCTCGGACCGCCAGCTCGTGGGCCGCTATGTGGATGCCTACGAGGAGCTGGCAGGCGGCGGCGGGCTCTCGCGGCAGAAATCCCTGCGCCTGGACGGCGCGCTGGCCCGCTTCCAGGCCGTGGAATTGCCGGAGCTGGCCTGGCGGGCCAGGGCTGCGCGCCGAGGCGGCGGCGAGCATTGATTTTTTCGCGCCCGGCGTGGGGCAGGGGACGGGAGGAGCCGGACGGAAATGGAACGGCGGCTCTTTTCCCTCTTTGCGTTTGCGCCGCATTTGCCCTAAGATGACCAGAACCAAAGATACAATTCGGGATACGGGATGCGCAGACGAGATTTGAAATTGACCATGCTTTCGGCGGTTCTGGCGCTGACGCTCTGCTGCGGCGCGGCCCTTGCCGCCGGGGACGAGACGCCCTGGAAGGTGCGGCGGCCCGCCGACAACACCGTCCTGCCCTCGGAGTTCGTGCACCGACCCGGTGCGGGAGAGCCGCTCCCGGCAGACGCCGGAACCGATGCTCCGGACGGCCGCTCCGAAACCGAGGGGGGGGATGCCGTGGCCGCGGCCAAACCCGCGCAAGAAGCTGAAAGCAAGGCCGAAAAACCGGAACGGGACACCGCGTCCGAGGAACAGGCCCGGCCCGCGCCGACTCCTTCCGCATCCTCCGGGACGCCTGCGGCGGACATGGGCCGCGCCGGCAACCTGGAATCCGTGAACCTGGCCAAGGGCGTGGCGCTGTTTCTGCCGCTGGACCGTCCGGCGGCCGAGCCGCGCACCTTCGTGCTCAAGCAGCCCGCGCGGATGGTCTTCGACCTCATGGGCGCCTGGGACAACGTCGGCTCCAACGTCTACCGCCTGGATTCCCCGCTGGTCGAGAAGGTCGTGATGGGCGAGCACGCGGAGTTTCTTCGGCTGGTGGTCTATCTCAACGAAGCGGCGGGCGTGACGAGCCTTGCGGCCAAGACCACCTTCACTCCGGAAGGGATGCGGCTCGAACTCGACGCGGAATAGCGCTTCTTTTTGCTCGTTTCCCAAATGTAACAATCGGGTCATTGGATCGTAACGAGATCCGGCTAACAGAGGCAGAGCCGCGACGCCCCGGATCGGGCGGCGCACAAGCGAATCGCCAAAGGGAGAGCAAAGTGCCCGAAATAAAAGTTTCTTCGGTCAATCTCAATTTCTTTTACGGGGACTTCAAGGCCCTTGAGGACATCAGCCTGGACTTCGAAGCGAACCAGGTCACGGCCCTCATCGGCCCCTCCGGTTGCGGAAAAAGCACGTACCTGCGCTGCATCAACCGCATGAACGACCTCATCGCGGGAACCCGCGTGGAAGGGCGTCTGACCCTCGACGGCGAGGACGTCTACGCGCCCGGAATCGACGTGGTCGCCCTGCGCAGACGGATCGGCATGGTCTTTCAGAAGCCGAACCCCTTTCCCAAGACCATATATGAAAACGTGGCCTACGGCCTGCGCGTCAACGGCGTGAGCGACAAGCGCCTGCTCGACGCCCGGGTCGAGGAAAGCCTCAAGGGCGCCGCGCTCTGGGACGAGGTCAAGGACCGGCTGCACTCCTCGGCGCTGGGCCTTTCCGGCGGCCAGCAGCAGCGGCTCTGCATCGCCCGGGCGCTCGCCGTGCAGCCGGAAGTGCTGCTCATGGACGAGCCCGCCTCGGCCCTCGACCCCATCGCCACCCAGAAGATCGAGGATCTGATCCACGAACTGAAACGCGACTTCACGATCATCATCGTGACCCACTCCATGCAGCAGGCGGCGCGCGTTTCCGACCGGACGGCCTTTTTCTACATGGGCAGGCTCATCGAGGTGGACACCACCAAGTCCATGTTCACCAAGCCCAAGAACAAGCAGACCGAAGACTATATCACAGGCCGCTTCGGCTAGAGAGAGAGGGACGCATGGAACAGAGAGCGCATTTTTCGCATAAGCTCGAAGAGTTGAAGATGCTCGTGCTGCGCATGGCCGCCTTGAGCGAAAAGGCCGTGCACAACGCGATCAAGGGCATGTTCGAACTCGACGGCGAACTGGCCGAGGAAGTCATCAACCATGACTGCGACATCAACAATCTCGAGGACGAGATCGACCGCTTCGTGGTCGAGACCCTGGCCCTGGACCAGCCCATGGCCACGGACCTGCGCTTCCTCGTGGGCGTGAGCCGCATCACCATCAACCTGGAGCGCCTGGGCGACGAGGCCGTGAACCTGGCCCACAGGACGCTGTTTTTGGCCACCCGGCCGCCCCTGCCGTTCAACCAGAAGATGGAAATGCTCGCCGAGACGGCCAAGAACATGGTTTCCCTGGCGGTGAAGGCTTTTGTGGACCGCGACGTGAAGCTGGCCGAAAAGGTCTGCGTCATGGACAACGAGGCCGACGAGCTGAACATCAAGCTGCTCAAGGAATACATCTCCAGCATGGTCACCGAGACGCGCATCGTCGAGCGCGGGGTGCATTCCATCCTCAGCGCGCGCCACCTGGAGCGCGTCGCGGACCTGGCCACGAACATTTCCGAGAGCGTGATATTCATCGTCGAGGGCGTGAACGTGAAGCACCGCTGCAAGGCCTGACCCGCTTCGGATCGTCCTTGCAATCCGCACAAGGCGATATTGGGAAAACGGCCGCGCAGAGCGGCCGTTTTCATTGGCGAAGTCTTGCGGGCCGGGCGCTTGCGGCAAGCTTTCTTCAGGTGGAAAACGGTTTACAGGCAACCTATTTTCAGATAGTGACGTGTGTTCGTGCCGGTGCGCTTCGCCCCGGTACAACACAGCCGCATCGCGGCGCTGGGCGTCGGCCTTCGGGCCGTCCGGGCAATCAAGGCTTCGCCGACCTCGGAGCGATTCCAAGCCATGATTGCGGACCGGGCTCCGGTCGCGGTGCAAAAATACACTGTCCGAGGTTATGTCGTGGAGGTAACCCATGGAAGAAACAGCGAAACAGAATGTTTCCCCCGAGTCTCCTGAAATGGAGATGAGTTTTGAGAAAGCGCTTGAGGACTACCTGAGCCCTGAATTCGGGGATCTCGAAGAAGGCAGCATCGTCCCGGGCGAAGTGGTCAAGATCGACAAGGACCACGTTCTCGTGGACGTCAATTTCAAGTCCGAGGGCCAGATTCCGGTCGGGGAATTCCTCGACGCGGAAGGCAACCTGACCGTGGCCGTCGGCGACAAGGTGGACGTTTTCGTCTCCAACAAGGACGAAGGCGAAGGCACCATTCATCTCTCCCGTGAAAAAGCCAAGCGGATGCAGCTCTTCGACCGCCTTGAGGAGCTTCAGGAAAAGGACAACATCACCAAGGGACGCATCATGCGCCGGATCAAGGGCGGCTACACCGTCGATCTCGGCGGCGTGGAGGCCTTCCTGCCCGGTTCCCACGTGGACCTGCGCCCCGTGCCCGATATGGACGCCCTGGTTTCCCAGGAGTTCGAGTTCAAGATCCTGAAGATCAACCGCCGCCGTTCCAACGTGATCGTTTCCCGCCGTGTGCTTCTTGAGGAGCAGCGCGGCGAGCAGCGCGAAAAGCTGCTGGAGACCCTGGCCGAAGAGCAGATCGTCACGGGCAAGGTCAAAAACATCACCGAGTACGGCGTGTTCGTGGACCTCGGCGGTCTCGACGGCCTGCTGCACATCACCGATATGTCCTGGAAGCGCATCCGTCATCCGAAAGAGATGGTCGGACTGGGCGACGAGCTGGAACTGAAGGTTCTGAACTTCGACCGCGATTCCCAGAAGGTTTCCCTCGGCCTGAAGCAGCTTTCCGCCGACCCGTGGGAAAACATCGGGGGCAAGTACCCCGAAGGCGCCCGCTTCACCGGCACCGTCACGAACCTGGCCGACTACGGCGCGTTCGTGGAGCTGGAGACCGGCGTCGAGGGCCTGGTGCACATCTCCGAGATGTCCTGGACCCGCAAGCTGCGTCACCCCTCCCAGATGGTGCATGTGGGCGACGAGGTCGAGGTCGTCGTCCTCGGCGTCGATCCCGACAAGAAGCGCATCTCCCTGGGCATGAAGCAGATCAAGCCCAATCCCTGGGACGTGGTCGCCGAGAAGTACCCCGAGGGAACCATCCTTGAGGGCGCCATCAAGAACATCACCGAGTTCGGCGTGTTCATCGGCATCGAGGAAGGCATCGACGGCCTGATCCACGTGTCCGACATCTCCTGGACCAAGAAGATCCGCCATCCTTCCGAAGTCTACAAGGCCGGCGACGTGGTCCAGGCCAAGGTGCTGACCGTGGACAAGGAGAACGAGAAGTTCACCCTGGGCGTGAAGCAGCTCACCGAGGATCCCTGGTCCCAGGTGCCCGCCAAGTACCCCGTGGGCCAGCTGATCACCGGCCAGGTGACCAACATCACCGACTTCGGCCTGTTCGTGGAAGTGGAAGAGGGCATCGAGGGCCTGGTCCACGTCTCCGAGATCAGCCGCAAGAAGATCAAGAGCCCTTCCGAGCTGTACAAGGAAGGCGACAGCATCGAGGCCAAGGTCATCCACGTCTCTGCGGACGAGCGCCGTCTGGGCCTGTCCATCAAGCAGATCAAGGATGAGGCCGAGCAGCGTCGCCGTCCGGCCGCCGCGAGCAAGGGTTATTCCTCCGGTGCCCCCGAGACCGGCAACACCCTGGGCGACCTCCTGCGTCAGAAGCTGGAAGCCGCCGAGGAAGCCCGTGCCGAGGGTGACGAGGAGTCCGGCGAGGATGAAGCCTAAGGCTGGATTCTCCGCGCGACATCCGCTTCTCTTCGGATTTGCGTTACTATTGATGGCCGTGGTCCTCTTTACGGGGGCCTCGGCCATTTTTCGTGCGCTCCGGGTGGGGCAGGACGGCGTGGGCGGGCGCACCGTGGGCGTGGTCCATCTCACGGGCATGATCCTGGACGGCAGGGACGTTGTCGATTTCCTGCGGGAGCTGCGCGAGGACGACGCCGTGGAAGGCGTGCTCCTGCGCGTGGATTCGCCGGGTGGAGCCGTGGCCCCCTCCCAGGAGATGTTCCGGGCCGTGCGCGAGCTGGCCGAGGTCAAGCCCGTGGTGGCTTCCTACGGTTCGGTCGCCGCTTCGGGCGGATACTACGCCTCTTGCCCGGCCACCCTCATCGTGGCCAACCCCGGCAGCGTGACCGGGTCCATCGGCGTGCTCATGGAATACGTCGATTTCAGCGACCTTGCCGGCGATCTCGGCGTGCGCCGGGTGCTGCTGGCCTCCGGCGCGAACAAGGGCGCAGGCTCGCCCCTGGAGCCGCTGACCCCGGCGCAGCGCGACCAGCTCATGGGGCTGATCATGGACATGCACGACCAGTTCGTCTCGGACGTGGCCGTGGCCCGGCACATGCGCAAGGACGCCGTGGCCGCGCTGGCGGACGGGCGCGTGTTCACGGGTCGGCAGGCCAGGGACAACGGGCTGGTGGACGAACTCGGCGGGTACGAGGTCGCCTTGCAGCGGCTCATGGACCTTTGCGGCATGACCAAGCGCCCCAATCTTTACGAAGGCCCCCCGGTGGACGTGCCGCTTCTGGACAGGCTCATGGGCGCGGGCGCCTCCGCTGGGCTGGCCACGTTCTGGAACGAGAGACTCGCGCCCGGCGCACGCTTTCTGTATAGATAGAGCGCGTCGCCCCGGCAGGCGGGACCGGCCCTCTCCCGCGCAAGACCCCGGAGCAAAATGTCCCTGACCATCGCCTGCATCGGCCCATCCGATTCTCTCGCCGTCATCGGCGAAGCCTTTGGCCGCTTTTTCCCGAACCTCGGCTTCCGGGCCTACGTCCGCGAGCGTACCGAGGATTCCTGGGAGGTGCTGGAGCAGAGCCAGAGCGAATGCGACGGCATCCTCTTCTCCGGCATCGGCGTGCAGGAGGCGGCCAAGGCGCGCGGCAGCGTCACCAAGCCCCATGCCCAGATCGAGCGCGGAGCGTACAGCCTGCTCCGCGTCTTTTCCGAGATACAGCGCAGCGGCCAGCCTTTCGGCCGGGTCAGCATCGACGTGGTCGCGGATCAGGTTCTGCGGGAGGTCATCCGAGAATTCGGCGTTCCGTTCGACCAGGTCCATTCCATGCCCTTTGCCGTGCACCACAGGGAACAGGAATACCGCGACCGGCATCGGGAACTGCTGGATTCCGGCCAGGCGGATCTGGCCATAACCGGCTTCGGCTCGGTTTTCCGGGAACTTCAGGATACGGGTTATCCTGTTTTCCGTATGCTTCCCAGCGCGTTGCAGGTGCGCGAGACCGTGGAGCTGTTGCTGGCCGATATTTCGACCCGCAACCTGCGCTCGGCAGGCATCGCCATCCAGATCGTCCGGCTGCACGGCGAAGCGGAGCAATCCGTGAACCAGTACGATCAGATGAAGGACGAAGGCCGCTTCTACCTGCAACTGCTGGAATACGTGCGCATGATCCAGGGCAGCCTCTTCAGCTTCGGAAAGCGCGAATACGTCATCTTTTCCACCCGTGGGGTCATTGAAAGCCCGGTCCACCTGGATATGTTCACCCGGCTCCTGGCCTGGGGCCGAAACAACAACCTGCTGTTCTCCTCCGGCATCGGCATCGGGGCCACGGCCTTCGAGGCGGAAAAGGCCGCGCGCAACGCCCTGGCCAACGGTCGCCGGCTGCCGCAGGGCGGAGTGTTTCTCATGCACGGGGAGCAACTGCGCGGCCCCCTGGGCGAAAGCGACGAGCTGCGATTCCGGACCCGCGTCCAGGATGCGGCGCAGCTGCGCATGGCCGAGGAGATCGGCATCAGCCCCAGCGCCCTGGACCGCATCCGCTCGATCATGGAGTCCACGGGCAAAAGCACCTTCGACTCGGCGGATCTGGCCGCCTGCCTCGGCATCAGCGAGCGCAGCGCCCGCAGAATGCTTAAGAAATTTCTGGACGGCGGCCATGCCAGGCTGGTCGGCAAGGAAAATGCCCACCAGGTCGGGCGGCCCAAAAATTTGGTCCGGCTCATGATTTAGTAGCGCGACGATATTTTTTTTGCTAGTTTCGGACCTGTTTTTGACATGGCTGAAATTGTCGGCCCGGCAAACGGGTCGGCCCAAGGAGGGAAACTCCAACCCCAAGGGAGGCAGTGCATTCGTTGTCCAGGGAGCCCCGCGCGGGGACCGGCCGAGCTCCCTTCCCGACGGGGAGGGCCGGACGCGCAGGTGACGCCGTAATGGTTTTGATCGGGAGGGAATACATACGATGACAGACGCAATCAAAAACGTGAAGGTCCATCTCGTCGTGCTCGTGCTGGTGTGCGTGTCCGAGCTGATCGGGATACTCAAATTCGATGTGGGGCCGGGCACTCTGGTGCTGCTGCCCATGCTCTACGCCGTGTTCCTCGGCACCTTTCTCGGCCCCAAGTTTCTCAAGGTCGTCAACGACAAGGACATGCTGGATTCCAGCACCCTGGTCAGCCTGACCCTGATGCTGCTCATGGCCCGCTACGGCACGCTCGTCGGCCCGAAGTTCTTCGAGATCCTCAAGGCCGGGCCTGCGCTGATTCTTCAGGAGTTCGGCAACATCGGCACCCTCGTGATCGGCATTCCCATCGCCATGTTCCTGGGCCTGCGGCGCGAGGCCGTGGGCGCGGCCCACTCCATCGCCCGCGAGCCCAACGTGGCCCTCATCGGCGACATCTACGGGCTGGATTCCCCCGAAGGGCGCGGCGTCATGGGCGTGTACATCTGCGGCACCGTGTTCGGAACCATCTTTTACGGCCTTGCCGCCTCGTTCCTGAGCGTGCTGGACGTGTTCCACCCCTATGCCCTGGCCATGGCCGCGGGCGTCGGCTCGGCGAGCATGATGACCGCCACCGTGGGCAGCCTCAGCGCCCACTATCCGGCCATGGCGGACAAGATCCAGGCGTTCGGCGTTGCCAGCAACACCCTCTCCGGCCTGGACGGCGTGTACATGTCCATGTTCATCGCCCTGCCCCTTTCCAACAAGCTCTACAACCTGCTGTACCGGCTCAGGTTCGGTAAGACCGAGGAGGCCTAGTCATGCGCAAGATCGTTGAATCCGCCATCGTGCTGGTCCTGGTCGGCGTGATCACCCTCATCGGCAACCGCATCGGCTACGGCTTCGGCCTGCTGGAAGCGTTGCCGGGCATGGCCGTGCTCGTGGCCATCTGCCTTCTCGGCGTGCTCGCCAATGCCTACGTCTTCAAGCTGCCCACGGTGCTCTACGTCATCACCTTCGGCATGATCGTGACCCTGCCTGGCTTTCCGGGCAGCGAACAGTTCGCCGCCTGGGTCGGCAAGGTCAACTTCCTGGCCCTGACCACCCCCATCCTGGCCTACGCCGGGGTCGGCATCGGCAAGGATCTGCCCGCGCTGAAGAAGACCGGCTGGCGCATCGTCGCGGTCAGCCTGTTCGTCATGGCCGGAACCTACCTCGCCTCGGCGGGAATCGCCCAGGTGACGCTGAAATTCCTTGGAGAGATCTAAATGCCTTTGAATGCGGAGATCGCGTCCTGGATAGCGGACATGAAGGCCGTCCGGCACCGCCTGCACACCAATCCCGAGGTGGGCACGGGCACCGTCGGCACCGTGGCCTTCGTCAAGGAGCAGCTCCGGTCCTACGGCGTCGGATTCGAGGACATCGGAGAGAATTCCCTGCTGGCCCGGATCGAAGGACGCGGTCCGGGCAAGACCGTGGCCCTGCGCGGAGACATGGACGCCCTGGAAACCCAGGAGGAGACCGGACTTCCCTACCAGTCCGCGGTCAAGGGACGCGCGCACGCCTGCGGACACGACGGGCACACCGCCACGCTGCTGGCCGTGGCGCGCCACCTCGCGGGCCATAGGGACTTCGACGGCGCGGTGCTGCTGCTCTTCCAGTCCGGCGAGGAAGGCTACGACGGCGCGCTGAAGGTCATCGAGGACGGGCTGTTCGAGAAGCATGACATCGACTTCATCTTCGGCCTGCACAACTGGCCAGGATACGCCACGGATCAGGTCGTGGTCCACTTCGGCGCGGCCATGGCCTCGGAAGACCGCTTCGAGATTCTGGTTCGCGGCAAGAGCGGCCACGCCTCCATGCCCCACGGCTGCGTCGAGCCCTTCGCCGCGGTGGCGGACATCGTCAAGAGCGCGCAGTCCATCGTGGGGCGGAAGGTTTCCGCCCACGACAAGGCCGTGGTCAGCATCACCCAGGTGCACGGCGGCAGCGCGGACAACATCATCCCGGACGAGGTCGTCATCCACGGCAACGTGCGCACCTGCGACGGCGCGGTGCAGGATCTCATCGAGGAGTCTCTCGGCCGGGTGGCCGAGGGCGTGGCGCGCATGTACGGGGTCGAGGCGACCCTGACCTATCGCCGCAAGCATCCCGTGCTCGTGAACACCATGCCGGAACCGGCCCGCGCCGCAGCGGCCGCCGTGGTCGGGGAGGACAACGTGCTCACCGGGGAACTTCCGGTCATGGGCTCCGAGGACTTCGCCTTCTACCTCCGGCACGTTCCGGGCTGCTTCCTCTGGGTCGGCAACGGCAAGGATTCCGCTCTGCTGCACAACAGCAAGTACGACTTCAACGACGAGGTCATCCTGGTGGGCGCTTCCGTGTTCGTGGAGCTGGTCCGTCAGGTTCTCTAACAAAAGAAAAGCGAAGCATGGATTCCCTGCAACAGCTCTACAAGGTCGGCAACGGCCCTTCCAGCAGTCATACCATGGGGCCGCAAAAAGCGGCCCTGCGGTTTCTGGAACGCACGCCCCAGGCGGCGGGCTACCGCGTGACCCTGCTCGGCAGCCTCGCGGCCACGGGCCGGGGCCATCTGACGGACATGACGATCCAGCGCACCCTCGGTGAGGAGCGCACGGAAATCGTCTGGAAACCCGAAGAAATCCGGCCTTTCCATCCCAACGCCCTCGTCTTCGAGGCGCTGGACAGGGAGGGAGCGCCGCTGGATCTGCCCGGCTCTGTCTGGGAGGTCTACAGCGTGGGCGGCGGAACCATCGTGGAGGCGGGCGAACCACGGCGCAAGGCCGTGGACGTCTACCCGCACACGACGCTCACGGAGATCATGGAGCATTGCCGCTCCGAGAATCTGGAGCTGTGGGAATACGTGGAATCCGTCGAAGGGGCCGAAATCTGGCCGTTTCTGGAAGACAGGTGGCGGGACATGAACCACTCGGTGGTGCAGGGCCTCTCCCGTACGGGAGTGTTGCCCGGAGCGCTTCGCTACCCGCGCAAGGCCAATTCCTTTCTGAGGAAGGCGCGATTGCAGACCGGCGCGCTGCGCTCCACGGGCATGACGTTCGCCTATGCCCTCGCCGTTGCGGAAGAAAACGCATCGGGCGGACGAGTGGTCACGGCGCCTACCTGCGGTTCCGCCGGGCTGGTTCCCGCCGTGCTTCGCTCCATAGCCGAGGACCATGGCCTTGAGGAGTGCGAAATCCTCAGGGCCATGGCCGTCGGCGGACTCGTCGGCAACCTGGTCAAGGAGAACGCGTCCATCTCCGGGGCCGAGGTGGGCTGCCAGGGAGAGATCGGCACGGCCTGCGCCATGGCCGCCGCCATGACGGCGTTTCTGTTCGGCGGCTCCCTCCGGCAGATCGACTACGCCGCGGAAATGGCACTGGAGCACCATCTGGGCATGACCTGCGACCCGGTCGGCGGCTACGTCCAGGTGCCATGCATCGAGCGCAACGCCGTTTCCGCCGTCCGCGCCGTGAACACCGCGCAGTACACGCTCTTCACGGACGGGGAGCATCGCATCAGCTTTGATCAGGTCGTGCGGACCATGGGCGAGACGGGGCGGGATCTCAAGTGCGGCTACCGGGAGACTTCCCTGGCCGGATTGGCCAAGCACGGCTGCGGCCCGGCCTGAGCGGCATTCTGGTATTATGTGTTGCGAGGCACGATAAGAGATACGATGCCGTGTTGCCGCGCCCCACGAATTGAGTTACTCAATGGAGTGGGGGAAATGAATGATACAGACCGCACGATACGACAGCATCGTTCTGGAATATCTTGAAAAGCCGAACTGCACCATTTTCATCGTTTCCGACGATGAGCTTTTCAAAAAGAATCTTCGGGCGACCCTGAACAAGACTCTGGGGCTGAAGCAGGATCTGCTCGAGAGCTACGAATCGCCCGCTCTGGTGGCCAAGCCGCTCAAGGCGCGGCTCGACCACGGACATCCCGTGCTGCTCTTCGTGGAAGGATTGCTTCACGGCAAGCTGACCACCGACTTCATCGTCACGCTCAAGTCCCAGAGCCCCGAAGTCAAGATCATCGCCCTGGTTTCCGAGGGGCGGCGCGAGGACATCGCCTACCTTTACGAGGTCGGCGCCAACAACGTCATCGCCAAGCCCGCGTCGGTGAACAACATCATCGAGAAAATGGCCTTCACCATCCGGCCGCAGGGCAAGCTCACCGAGATCGTGCACCTGGCCAAGCGCCTGCTGGCGGCCCGGCAATACGAAAAAATACTGCCCCTGTGCGAGAAAATCCTCAAGATCAAGCCGGGCAGCCCCACGGGACTGATGCTCAAGGGCGACGCCTTTCTGGGTATGGGCAAGCGCGACCGCGCCCAGGAGGCGTATCTGGAGGCCCACGAGAACGCCAAGCTCTTCATCGAGCCGCTCAAACGGCTGGCCGCGTTCTATCAGGGCTCGGACAACGACATGTATCTGGCGTACATGAAGAAACTGGACAAGCTTTCCCCGCTGCACGCCGAGCGCAAGCGCGACATCGGCGAGGTGCACCTTTCGCGCGGGGAAATGGATTCCGCTGAGAAGTATTTCGATCAGGCCATCGAATGCGCCACGCGCGAGGCGTCCGCCATCATCGAGAGCATGGCCGAAAGCATCGCCCAACGGGTGCAGGGCCGCTCGCCCTACCTCGCGGAAAAATATCTGAGCAGGATGATCGAGGCCA belongs to Paucidesulfovibrio longus DSM 6739 and includes:
- a CDS encoding L-serine ammonia-lyase, iron-sulfur-dependent, subunit alpha, translating into MDSLQQLYKVGNGPSSSHTMGPQKAALRFLERTPQAAGYRVTLLGSLAATGRGHLTDMTIQRTLGEERTEIVWKPEEIRPFHPNALVFEALDREGAPLDLPGSVWEVYSVGGGTIVEAGEPRRKAVDVYPHTTLTEIMEHCRSENLELWEYVESVEGAEIWPFLEDRWRDMNHSVVQGLSRTGVLPGALRYPRKANSFLRKARLQTGALRSTGMTFAYALAVAEENASGGRVVTAPTCGSAGLVPAVLRSIAEDHGLEECEILRAMAVGGLVGNLVKENASISGAEVGCQGEIGTACAMAAAMTAFLFGGSLRQIDYAAEMALEHHLGMTCDPVGGYVQVPCIERNAVSAVRAVNTAQYTLFTDGEHRISFDQVVRTMGETGRDLKCGYRETSLAGLAKHGCGPA
- a CDS encoding tetratricopeptide repeat protein, which translates into the protein MIQTARYDSIVLEYLEKPNCTIFIVSDDELFKKNLRATLNKTLGLKQDLLESYESPALVAKPLKARLDHGHPVLLFVEGLLHGKLTTDFIVTLKSQSPEVKIIALVSEGRREDIAYLYEVGANNVIAKPASVNNIIEKMAFTIRPQGKLTEIVHLAKRLLAARQYEKILPLCEKILKIKPGSPTGLMLKGDAFLGMGKRDRAQEAYLEAHENAKLFIEPLKRLAAFYQGSDNDMYLAYMKKLDKLSPLHAERKRDIGEVHLSRGEMDSAEKYFDQAIECATREASAIIESMAESIAQRVQGRSPYLAEKYLSRMIEAKKGNLTRSDLETFNRLGIALKLQGKWEEAIENYRKALKIAPDDEGLHYNVGVAYFEGGRTQDAVNSFARAVKLNPDFHKGNDRVSYNLANVFYRAGSIPRAEQYLKDALEANPNNAQAKKLLDEILRRS